The following coding sequences are from one Candidatus Borkfalkia ceftriaxoniphila window:
- a CDS encoding RecX family transcriptional regulator codes for MSEITEISPQVKDKNRCNIYVDGSFYCGMKLETAVRSRLKVGQHVEKAFLDEIQLENEKSEAMDRALNFLSASMKTGRQVTDYLKKKGYVPAVCEYVRERLEGYGYVDDAEYCRAYLASASKTKGRRLLEAELKKRGAKAECVEEALASLEGGADSAFAVLSKYMKNREFSRENLSRGFKYLMGKGFDYDDARAALERLGAETEEE; via the coding sequence ATGTCCGAAATCACCGAAATTTCGCCGCAGGTCAAGGATAAAAACCGCTGCAATATCTACGTGGACGGCAGTTTTTACTGCGGCATGAAACTGGAAACGGCAGTCAGGAGCCGCCTGAAAGTCGGGCAGCACGTGGAAAAAGCGTTTTTAGACGAGATCCAGTTGGAAAACGAAAAGTCCGAGGCAATGGACCGCGCGCTCAATTTTTTGTCCGCGAGCATGAAGACGGGGCGGCAGGTGACGGACTATCTTAAAAAGAAGGGTTACGTGCCCGCCGTGTGCGAATACGTGCGCGAACGGCTGGAAGGCTACGGATATGTGGACGACGCCGAATACTGCCGCGCCTATCTCGCCTCCGCCTCCAAGACCAAGGGGCGCAGGCTTCTGGAAGCGGAACTGAAAAAGCGGGGCGCGAAAGCGGAGTGCGTCGAGGAGGCGCTCGCCTCGCTGGAAGGGGGCGCGGATTCCGCGTTCGCAGTCCTTTCCAAGTACATGAAAAACCGCGAATTTTCGCGGGAAAATCTGTCCAGAGGTTTTAAATACCTGATGGGCAAGGGGTTCGATTACGACGACGCGAGGGCCGCGCTCGAACGCCTCGGCGCGGAAACGGAGGAGGAATAG
- a CDS encoding NAD(P)H-hydrate dehydratase: protein MRYVLTNAEMRAADEFTMESGVSSRTLMERAGKAVAKLAEKALSYLSEKSVAVVCGSGNNGGDGYCAARILAKKGFSVVVFEAFPPKTVECQLENARCRTPRINTLKKGYGLVIDCLYGTGFHGTLNERAAQIVKEINESGAFVLAADIPSGLAGDNGLCAGEAVRADMTAVIGEFKAGHLFNDGPDLCGELRVCDIGIVLPEKDYMRMYAPKDLCALFPKRKSRSNKGDYGRVAILGGSERYSGAPLLGMSAFKAGAGYVRLCVPDCIFSPLIGKYPEAILQKMPSANGVLAYDEAALSEIAAQSDSIAVGMGCCKDREIYRIVRYLLEHFTGTLVLDADALNSLAEFGVNALENKRCTVILTPHVKEFSRLCQTTVQEVCENGAALARAFAKRYGVTLMLKSNATLISDQSRAAVSSAGSPALAKGGSGDVLAGLTAAIAARTDDTLLACACASFILGESAISLSQTLGEYGVCASDLLQEIPKTVKKLESLARIK, encoded by the coding sequence ATGAGATACGTGCTGACGAACGCGGAAATGCGCGCAGCGGACGAGTTTACCATGGAAAGCGGCGTATCTTCCCGCACGCTGATGGAGCGCGCGGGAAAGGCGGTCGCCAAACTTGCCGAAAAGGCGCTTTCTTATCTTTCCGAAAAGAGCGTCGCAGTAGTCTGCGGCAGCGGGAACAACGGCGGCGACGGGTATTGCGCCGCGCGTATTTTGGCGAAAAAAGGGTTCTCCGTCGTCGTGTTCGAGGCGTTTCCCCCCAAAACGGTGGAATGTCAACTGGAAAATGCGCGATGCAGGACGCCGCGGATCAATACTCTGAAAAAAGGTTACGGGCTTGTCATAGACTGTCTGTACGGAACGGGTTTTCACGGAACGCTGAACGAACGGGCGGCGCAGATCGTCAAAGAGATCAACGAAAGCGGCGCGTTCGTGCTGGCGGCGGATATTCCGAGCGGGCTTGCCGGCGACAACGGCTTATGTGCGGGCGAGGCGGTGCGCGCCGATATGACGGCGGTCATCGGCGAGTTCAAGGCGGGGCACCTATTCAATGACGGGCCCGATCTCTGCGGCGAATTGCGCGTGTGCGATATCGGCATCGTTCTGCCCGAAAAAGATTATATGCGGATGTACGCCCCGAAGGATCTTTGCGCGCTTTTTCCCAAACGGAAGAGCCGTTCGAATAAGGGCGATTACGGCCGCGTTGCGATTTTAGGCGGCAGCGAGCGCTATTCGGGCGCGCCCCTTTTGGGCATGAGCGCGTTCAAAGCGGGGGCGGGCTATGTGCGCCTGTGCGTGCCCGACTGTATCTTTTCCCCGCTCATCGGAAAATATCCCGAAGCCATTCTGCAAAAAATGCCTTCCGCAAACGGCGTGCTCGCCTATGATGAGGCGGCGCTTTCGGAAATCGCCGCGCAGTCGGACAGCATCGCCGTCGGTATGGGCTGCTGCAAGGATCGGGAAATTTATCGCATCGTCCGCTATCTTCTCGAACATTTTACGGGTACGCTCGTACTCGACGCGGACGCGCTCAATTCGCTGGCGGAGTTCGGCGTGAACGCGCTCGAAAACAAGCGCTGCACGGTCATTCTGACGCCGCACGTCAAGGAATTTTCCAGGCTGTGCCAAACGACGGTGCAGGAGGTTTGCGAAAACGGCGCGGCGCTCGCCCGCGCGTTCGCAAAAAGATACGGCGTGACGCTCATGCTCAAAAGCAACGCGACGCTGATAAGCGATCAAAGCCGCGCGGCGGTCAGCAGCGCGGGTTCTCCCGCCCTCGCCAAGGGCGGCAGCGGCGACGTGCTCGCGGGCCTGACGGCGGCGATCGCGGCGCGCACGGACGATACTCTCCTTGCGTGCGCCTGCGCGTCGTTCATTTTGGGCGAAAGCGCAATTTCTCTTTCCCAGACACTGGGCGAATACGGCGTGTGCGCTTCCGACCTCTTGCAGGAGATCCCTAAGACCGTCAAAAAATTAGAATCGCTCGCGCGTATAAAATAA
- a CDS encoding type II toxin-antitoxin system PemK/MazF family toxin — protein sequence MDIKRGELYYADLSPVVGSEQGGVRPVLVVQNDIGNKYSPTIIAAAVTSKINKAKLPTHIELPCANYGLAKDSVILLEQIRTLDKRRLKERIGELPAKTMRDVDSALLISLGCKVN from the coding sequence ATGGATATCAAAAGGGGAGAACTGTATTATGCCGATCTAAGTCCCGTAGTCGGCAGCGAGCAGGGCGGCGTAAGGCCGGTGCTCGTCGTGCAAAACGATATTGGCAACAAGTACTCCCCGACGATCATAGCGGCGGCCGTTACGAGCAAGATCAACAAAGCCAAACTTCCCACTCACATCGAACTTCCTTGCGCCAATTACGGATTGGCGAAGGACTCCGTCATTCTGCTCGAACAGATCCGCACCTTGGATAAGCGCCGCTTGAAAGAGCGCATCGGCGAACTCCCCGCCAAAACCATGCGCGACGTGGACAGCGCGCTTTTAATCAGTCTGGGATGCAAAGTCAATTAA
- a CDS encoding putative ABC transporter permease: MNNVILGSFDLYELFVYFFVYSFIGWCSEVVFAAVKHGKFVNRGFLNGPLCPIYGAGAVCILLALTPLQKGRSWDFLAVFACSALLCSALEFFTGFIMEKFFHRKWWDYGDRRFNLMSYVCLEMTLLWGFACLLLMYVLHPAIAAVFSHIPYKAGFWLLMAAIALFIVDLFFTVLQVTSLGKKMRELENINKKLRAGSDFIGEKLYGITAKSEARVAALKQKIEKSRLGKAFPKLIKEHKKDETKKQ; the protein is encoded by the coding sequence ATGAATAATGTCATTCTCGGCTCGTTCGATCTGTACGAACTGTTCGTCTATTTTTTCGTATATTCCTTTATCGGCTGGTGCAGCGAAGTCGTGTTCGCGGCGGTCAAACACGGAAAATTCGTCAACCGCGGCTTTTTAAACGGGCCTTTATGCCCCATCTACGGCGCGGGCGCGGTATGTATTCTCCTCGCGCTCACCCCGCTGCAAAAGGGTCGGTCGTGGGATTTTCTCGCCGTGTTCGCGTGCTCGGCGCTTTTATGTTCCGCGCTGGAATTTTTTACGGGATTTATCATGGAAAAATTCTTTCACCGCAAATGGTGGGATTACGGCGACAGGCGCTTCAACCTGATGAGTTACGTGTGTCTGGAAATGACGCTTTTATGGGGCTTTGCGTGTCTTCTGCTCATGTACGTACTGCATCCCGCGATCGCGGCGGTCTTTTCGCATATCCCGTACAAGGCGGGATTCTGGCTCCTGATGGCGGCGATCGCCCTGTTTATCGTCGATCTCTTCTTTACCGTATTGCAGGTCACGAGCCTCGGCAAGAAGATGCGCGAACTGGAAAACATCAACAAAAAACTGCGCGCGGGATCGGATTTCATCGGCGAAAAACTGTACGGCATCACAGCCAAGAGCGAGGCGCGCGTCGCCGCTTTGAAACAAAAGATCGAAAAGAGCCGTCTCGGGAAGGCTTTTCCGAAACTGATCAAAGAACACAAAAAAGACGAAACCAAGAAACAATGA
- a CDS encoding adenylosuccinate synthase produces the protein MLTSIVGINWGDEGKGRMVDLLSSDYDVVCRYQGGNNAGHTVINERGKFILNLLPSGILRENVACVMGPGMVVDIRHLAGEMRRLREAGVKISPENLKISDRAVVTMPYNVAQDCLEEERLADKKFGSTKRGIAPVYADKYLKKAFRIGELKEWDRLKKRVPDIVDWKNLTLQGAYGAEGTSVEEILHYFEQFGLPLSDYITDTGLYLSEAHRQGKKILFEAQLGALRDIDFGIYPYTSSSNTIAAYAPIGAGVPNLKLDRTIGIMKAYSTCVGEGPFTAEYFGEKAHTLREAGGEYGAATGRPRRVGPFDAVASRYGIRMQGADEIALTKLDVLSGFKELEICTAYRLDGKKLTEFPFPDLLDSCEPVFETVQGWNRDISACRKKGDLPKEALAYIARLEEECACKIRYVSVGAERDAFVEM, from the coding sequence ATGTTAACATCGATCGTGGGCATCAACTGGGGCGACGAGGGAAAGGGAAGAATGGTGGACTTGCTGTCCTCCGATTACGACGTGGTGTGCCGTTATCAGGGCGGCAACAATGCGGGGCACACCGTCATCAACGAACGGGGAAAGTTTATTTTAAATCTGCTGCCTTCGGGCATTTTGCGCGAAAACGTGGCGTGCGTGATGGGTCCGGGCATGGTCGTAGACATCCGCCATCTTGCGGGCGAAATGCGCAGACTGCGCGAGGCGGGCGTGAAAATCTCTCCCGAAAATCTGAAAATCAGCGACCGCGCGGTCGTCACGATGCCCTACAACGTGGCGCAGGACTGTCTGGAAGAAGAGCGCCTCGCCGATAAAAAATTCGGCTCGACAAAGCGCGGCATCGCGCCCGTGTACGCGGACAAGTATCTCAAAAAAGCCTTCCGCATTGGCGAACTCAAAGAATGGGATCGGCTGAAAAAGCGCGTTCCCGATATCGTGGACTGGAAAAATCTCACATTGCAGGGCGCGTACGGCGCAGAAGGGACGAGCGTGGAAGAGATCCTGCACTATTTCGAACAGTTCGGGCTTCCGCTTTCCGACTATATCACGGATACGGGGCTGTATCTGAGCGAGGCGCACAGACAGGGAAAGAAGATCCTCTTCGAGGCGCAGTTGGGGGCGCTTAGAGATATCGATTTCGGCATCTATCCCTATACCTCGTCGTCGAATACCATCGCGGCTTATGCGCCCATCGGCGCGGGCGTGCCGAATCTGAAACTCGATCGCACGATCGGCATTATGAAAGCGTATTCCACCTGCGTGGGCGAAGGGCCGTTCACCGCCGAATATTTCGGGGAAAAGGCGCATACGCTGCGCGAGGCGGGCGGCGAATACGGCGCCGCGACGGGTCGGCCGAGAAGGGTAGGCCCGTTCGACGCGGTCGCTTCCCGCTACGGGATCCGCATGCAGGGCGCGGACGAGATCGCGCTCACGAAACTCGACGTTTTGTCGGGGTTCAAGGAATTGGAGATCTGCACCGCCTATCGGTTGGACGGCAAAAAACTGACCGAGTTTCCTTTCCCCGACCTGCTCGATTCCTGCGAGCCGGTTTTCGAAACGGTGCAGGGCTGGAACCGCGATATTTCCGCCTGCCGCAAAAAGGGCGATCTTCCCAAAGAGGCGCTCGCCTATATCGCGCGGCTGGAAGAGGAATGCGCGTGTAAGATCCGCTACGTGTCGGTAGGCGCGGAGCGCGACGCGTTTGTGGAAATGTAG
- a CDS encoding CTP synthase, with product MTKYIFVTGGVVSGLGKGITAASLGRLLKARGYKVTAQKLDPYINIDPGTMSPYQHGEVFVTEDGAETDLDLGHYERFIDENLNRYSNLTTGKVYWNVLNKERNGEYLGQTVQVIPHITNEIKSFIYNVGAHSGADVAITEIGGTTGDIESQPFIEAIRQISMEIGRENCCFIHVTLVPYIAGSCEFKSKPTQHSVRELQGMGIRPDVIVARVDEPLPEEIREKIAMFCNVGRDCVVENRTLPLLYEAPVMLEKEKLASTVCRILGLADREPDLSDWHRMLGQAASRARSVKIALCGKYVRLHDAYLSVAEALTHAGFENGARVEILWTDTEKLTEENAEKVLREADGILVPGGFGNRGVEGKLVAAKYAREKDIPFLGICLGMQIAVIEFARNVVGWADAASSEFAKNSSHPVIDLMPDQHGVKMGGTMRLGAYPCAVQNGTLLENLYGASLISERHRHRYEFNNEYREELQEKGLCISGVSPDGKLVEAVELPEKRFYVGVQFHPEFKSRPNAPHPLFAGFIRAALKNS from the coding sequence ATGACGAAATATATATTTGTGACGGGCGGCGTCGTTTCCGGGCTGGGGAAGGGCATCACGGCGGCGAGCCTGGGAAGGCTCTTGAAGGCGCGCGGTTACAAAGTGACGGCGCAGAAACTCGACCCGTATATCAATATCGACCCGGGCACCATGAGCCCGTATCAGCACGGAGAAGTGTTCGTGACCGAGGACGGAGCGGAGACCGATCTGGACCTCGGGCATTACGAGCGGTTCATCGACGAAAACCTGAACAGATATTCCAACCTGACGACGGGCAAAGTGTACTGGAACGTTTTGAACAAGGAAAGAAACGGCGAGTATCTGGGACAGACGGTGCAGGTCATTCCGCATATCACCAACGAGATCAAGTCCTTTATCTATAACGTAGGCGCGCACAGCGGCGCGGACGTGGCGATCACAGAGATCGGCGGCACCACGGGCGACATCGAGAGCCAGCCCTTTATCGAGGCGATCCGCCAGATTTCCATGGAGATCGGAAGGGAAAACTGCTGTTTCATCCACGTGACGCTCGTGCCGTATATCGCGGGTTCGTGCGAATTCAAATCCAAGCCCACGCAGCATTCCGTGCGCGAGTTGCAGGGGATGGGGATCCGTCCCGACGTCATCGTCGCGCGCGTGGACGAGCCTCTGCCCGAAGAGATCCGCGAAAAGATCGCCATGTTCTGCAACGTCGGCAGGGACTGCGTGGTGGAAAACCGCACGCTGCCGCTTTTGTACGAAGCGCCCGTCATGCTGGAAAAAGAAAAACTCGCCTCCACGGTCTGCCGTATCCTGGGGCTTGCCGACCGCGAGCCCGACCTTAGCGATTGGCATCGCATGCTCGGGCAGGCGGCTTCGCGCGCGCGTTCGGTCAAGATCGCGCTCTGCGGCAAATACGTGCGGCTGCACGACGCCTATCTTTCCGTTGCGGAGGCGCTCACGCACGCGGGATTCGAAAACGGTGCGCGCGTGGAGATCCTCTGGACGGATACGGAAAAACTGACCGAGGAGAACGCGGAAAAAGTTTTGCGGGAAGCGGACGGCATTTTGGTGCCCGGCGGCTTCGGGAACCGCGGCGTCGAGGGTAAACTCGTCGCGGCGAAGTACGCGCGCGAAAAGGATATTCCCTTTTTGGGTATCTGCCTCGGCATGCAGATCGCCGTCATCGAATTTGCGAGAAACGTCGTCGGCTGGGCGGACGCCGCCTCTTCGGAATTCGCAAAAAACAGTTCCCATCCCGTCATCGATCTGATGCCCGACCAGCACGGCGTGAAGATGGGCGGTACCATGCGTCTGGGCGCTTATCCGTGCGCGGTACAAAACGGTACGCTCCTCGAAAATCTGTACGGCGCTTCTTTGATTTCCGAACGGCACCGTCACCGCTACGAATTCAACAACGAGTACCGCGAAGAATTGCAGGAAAAAGGGCTCTGTATTTCGGGCGTTTCGCCCGACGGAAAACTCGTGGAGGCGGTAGAACTTCCCGAAAAGCGCTTTTACGTGGGCGTACAGTTCCATCCCGAATTCAAATCCCGCCCCAACGCGCCGCACCCGCTCTTTGCGGGCTTTATCCGCGCGGCTCTGAAAAATTCGTGA
- a CDS encoding 4Fe-4S dicluster domain-containing protein, whose product MERGLLTPLKKLRRQVFVEVARVAFESENDVKDAIEAIPYKITPGDRPIYRESIWRERAICSERVRLSMGLSLRPEDVPVHITSGLRESDIADKYYEPPLMQVIPSACAACAPNLYKVTDNCRGCVAHPCTEVCPKGAVSIVDGRSFIDQSKCIKCGRCKAVCPYDAIAHHTRPCAEACGVKAIESDDLGRAKINNDKCVSCGMCMVSCPFGAIADKSQIFQLIRALKRGDEIMVEIAPAYVGQFGEKATPGRIKAALLKLGFRDVFEVALGADMGAVTEAHHYVEEVASGKQPFMLTSCCPSWAMLAKRYFPETVDKISNALTPMVATARTIKKKHPAARVVFVGPCAAKKLEASRRTVRSDVDFVITFEELSAIFEAKGIDFEHFDEDEKLNDATGAGRGYAVAGGVANAIDKCIREYYPETEVKIEHCEGLEECRKMLLLAKMGKKNGCLIEGMGCPGGCVAGAGTNIPIGKATALVRKMVEGSAEAVPPKELADVKLD is encoded by the coding sequence ATGGAAAGAGGATTATTGACACCCTTAAAGAAACTGAGAAGACAGGTGTTTGTCGAAGTGGCGCGCGTCGCTTTCGAGTCGGAAAACGACGTGAAGGACGCGATCGAGGCCATTCCCTATAAGATCACCCCGGGCGACAGACCGATCTACCGCGAAAGCATCTGGCGCGAGCGCGCCATCTGTTCGGAACGCGTGCGCCTTTCGATGGGGCTGTCGCTGCGCCCCGAGGACGTACCCGTGCATATCACGAGCGGACTGCGGGAAAGCGACATCGCGGACAAGTATTACGAACCGCCTCTGATGCAGGTCATTCCCTCCGCGTGCGCGGCGTGCGCGCCCAACCTTTACAAGGTCACGGATAACTGCCGCGGTTGCGTGGCGCATCCCTGTACGGAAGTGTGCCCCAAGGGCGCGGTTTCCATCGTGGACGGAAGATCGTTCATCGATCAGTCCAAGTGTATCAAGTGCGGGCGGTGCAAGGCCGTCTGCCCGTACGACGCCATCGCCCACCACACGCGCCCGTGCGCGGAAGCGTGCGGCGTGAAAGCCATCGAGAGCGACGATCTGGGCCGCGCCAAGATCAATAACGACAAGTGCGTATCCTGCGGCATGTGCATGGTCAGTTGTCCCTTTGGCGCGATCGCGGATAAATCGCAGATCTTTCAGTTGATACGCGCTTTGAAACGTGGCGACGAGATCATGGTGGAGATCGCGCCTGCATACGTGGGACAGTTCGGAGAAAAGGCGACGCCCGGGCGGATCAAAGCCGCGCTTTTGAAACTCGGGTTCCGGGACGTATTCGAAGTGGCACTCGGCGCGGATATGGGCGCGGTCACCGAGGCGCACCATTACGTGGAGGAAGTGGCGAGCGGAAAGCAGCCCTTTATGCTCACCTCGTGCTGTCCGTCCTGGGCGATGCTGGCAAAGCGTTATTTCCCCGAAACGGTGGACAAAATTTCCAATGCCCTGACGCCCATGGTGGCGACGGCGCGCACCATCAAGAAAAAACACCCCGCGGCGCGCGTGGTATTCGTGGGACCTTGCGCGGCGAAAAAGTTGGAGGCTTCCCGCCGCACGGTGCGCAGCGACGTGGATTTCGTCATCACGTTCGAGGAACTTTCCGCCATTTTCGAGGCGAAAGGCATCGATTTCGAGCATTTCGACGAGGATGAAAAACTCAACGACGCGACGGGCGCGGGGCGCGGCTACGCGGTGGCGGGCGGCGTTGCCAACGCCATCGACAAGTGTATCCGCGAATATTATCCCGAAACCGAAGTCAAAATAGAGCACTGCGAGGGGCTGGAAGAATGCAGGAAGATGCTGCTCCTTGCCAAAATGGGCAAAAAGAACGGCTGCCTGATCGAGGGAATGGGCTGTCCCGGCGGCTGCGTCGCGGGCGCGGGCACCAATATTCCCATAGGCAAGGCGACCGCGCTCGTGCGTAAAATGGTGGAAGGTTCCGCAGAGGCCGTGCCGCCGAAAGAACTTGCCGACGTGAAACTGGATTAA
- a CDS encoding ABC transporter permease gives MKNETYSREHLLYLRGRRRSRIAVWCARVGLLVIFLSVWELIAAFQLVDPFIISSPSRIWKAIVDLYRNGTLFYHIGTTLWETLLGFAVAVVAGTIIALLLWWSDTVRKVLEPYIVVLNSLPKIALGPVIIVWFGTGAKAIVFMTILVGIIVVILNMLAGFLATDKNKMLLLRSMGATKFQILRKLVIPSALPAFISMLKISVGMAWIGSIMGEYIVSKAGLGYLIVYGGQVFKLDLVMAATFILCILAAAMYFMVVLLEKIVIKRTY, from the coding sequence ATGAAAAACGAAACTTATTCCCGCGAACATCTGCTCTATCTCAGAGGCCGCCGCCGCTCCCGCATCGCCGTCTGGTGCGCGCGCGTCGGGCTTTTGGTCATCTTTCTCTCGGTATGGGAACTCATCGCGGCTTTTCAACTCGTCGATCCCTTCATCATCAGTTCGCCGTCGCGCATCTGGAAAGCCATCGTCGATCTGTACCGGAACGGCACGCTTTTCTATCACATCGGCACGACGCTCTGGGAAACGCTTCTGGGCTTTGCCGTGGCGGTTGTGGCGGGCACGATCATCGCCCTGCTTCTATGGTGGAGCGACACCGTGCGCAAGGTTTTAGAGCCGTACATCGTGGTTCTGAACTCTCTGCCGAAGATCGCGCTCGGGCCCGTCATCATCGTGTGGTTCGGCACGGGTGCGAAAGCCATCGTATTCATGACCATTCTCGTCGGCATCATCGTCGTCATTCTGAATATGCTGGCGGGATTTCTGGCGACCGACAAAAACAAGATGCTTCTTTTGCGCTCGATGGGCGCTACCAAATTTCAGATATTGCGGAAACTCGTCATTCCCTCCGCGCTGCCCGCGTTCATCAGCATGCTGAAAATCAGCGTCGGCATGGCGTGGATCGGCTCGATCATGGGCGAATATATCGTTTCCAAAGCGGGGCTCGGATACCTCATCGTGTACGGCGGCCAGGTCTTCAAACTAGACCTCGTGATGGCGGCGACGTTCATTCTGTGCATACTCGCCGCGGCCATGTACTTTATGGTCGTACTGCTGGAAAAGATCGTCATCAAGCGCACGTATTGA